A region of Acidobacteriota bacterium DNA encodes the following proteins:
- the garD gene encoding galactarate dehydratase → MSIERAAPPYLRVHEVDNVGIVVDPNGLRAGTQLLSGLTLRESIPQAHKIALEAVDPGAPVVRYGQTIAFAKPQPPLTGQSFEGFRNPDGSVGTKNILGITTTVQCVAPTVDYAVRRIKSELLPRFPNVDDAVAITHTYGCGVALEAPGAEIPIRTLRHIGTHPNLGAAPLVVSLGCEKLQPDRLFPDHNFVRLPILENDPLVVRMQDEHGFAEVVAAILRAAEKRLEQLNRRQRETVPASELVVGLQCGGSDAFSGVTCNPAVGFAADLLVRAGATVMFSEVTEVRDAVHLLTPRAASKQVALDLIREMRWYDEYLARGATDRTANPTPGNKRGGLANVVEKALGSIAKAGTSALAAVATHGERVNTKGLVFAATPASDFICGTQQLASMNVHIFTTGEGSPYGLAMVPVIKVSSRTALAERWPDLIDIDAGRIATGSATIEDVGWQIFQFVLDVASGRKRTWADHWGLHNSLAPFNPGPVT, encoded by the coding sequence ATGAGCATTGAGCGAGCGGCGCCGCCGTACCTCCGAGTGCATGAGGTGGATAACGTTGGGATTGTTGTCGACCCGAACGGACTTCGGGCCGGCACGCAACTCCTGAGCGGCCTTACACTGCGCGAGAGCATTCCGCAAGCACACAAAATCGCGCTGGAGGCGGTCGATCCCGGCGCACCTGTGGTTCGTTACGGGCAAACGATTGCTTTCGCTAAGCCGCAGCCTCCACTCACAGGGCAGAGCTTCGAGGGCTTTCGTAATCCGGATGGCAGCGTTGGAACCAAGAACATCCTGGGCATCACCACGACGGTGCAATGTGTCGCGCCTACAGTCGACTACGCTGTTCGGAGAATCAAAAGCGAACTGCTTCCTCGATTCCCAAATGTGGACGACGCCGTTGCGATTACGCACACTTATGGATGCGGAGTCGCGCTTGAAGCTCCAGGCGCGGAGATTCCGATCCGCACACTTCGGCATATTGGTACACACCCCAATCTCGGAGCGGCGCCGCTGGTCGTGAGCCTGGGATGCGAGAAGCTTCAGCCTGACCGTCTGTTCCCCGATCACAACTTCGTACGATTACCCATTTTGGAAAATGATCCTCTTGTAGTCCGCATGCAAGATGAGCACGGGTTTGCCGAAGTGGTTGCCGCGATCCTGCGGGCGGCTGAGAAGCGACTGGAGCAACTGAATCGCCGGCAGCGCGAGACGGTGCCCGCATCAGAGCTGGTTGTCGGCCTGCAATGCGGAGGCAGTGATGCATTTTCAGGCGTAACCTGCAATCCTGCGGTTGGGTTCGCTGCCGATCTTCTTGTGCGTGCCGGCGCGACCGTGATGTTTTCCGAAGTCACCGAAGTACGCGACGCAGTGCATCTGCTCACTCCGCGCGCGGCCAGCAAGCAGGTTGCGCTGGACCTGATCCGCGAGATGCGTTGGTACGACGAGTATCTCGCTCGAGGCGCAACTGATCGAACTGCCAATCCCACGCCGGGCAACAAGCGCGGCGGCCTCGCCAATGTTGTGGAGAAGGCACTGGGATCTATTGCGAAAGCCGGAACATCGGCTCTTGCAGCGGTTGCAACCCATGGAGAGCGCGTCAATACTAAAGGCCTTGTGTTCGCGGCAACGCCGGCCAGCGATTTCATCTGCGGCACGCAACAACTAGCCTCGATGAACGTCCACATCTTCACCACAGGTGAGGGGAGTCCCTATGGACTTGCCATGGTTCCGGTGATCAAAGTCTCGTCTCGCACTGCCCTCGCTGAACGGTGGCCTGACCTCATCGACATCGATGCCGGTCGTATCGCCACCGGGTCCGCGACGATCGAAGATGTGGGATGGCAGATCTTCCAATTCGTTCTTGACGTTGCCAGCGGCCGCAAACGCACTTGGGCCGATCATTGGGGCTTACACAACAGTTTGGCTCCTTTCAACCCAGGTCCAGTGACCTAA
- a CDS encoding DNA-binding response regulator → MQRILVIEDDPKVQKSMSRLFEPEGFAVEIAGDGLSGVQAFSARPANVVLLDLRMPGMGGRDVCREIKRLSTSVPIIVVSATSDETDKVLLLELGADDYVTKPFSPRELLARVRAALRRSGRAPLEERFVFGQVDVDFTRMQLSRSGEPIPLTAQEFKVLRFMVENRERVISRDELLNEVWGYSDYPSTRTVDNHIMKLRQKLEAEPANPAHFLTVHGVGYRFVP, encoded by the coding sequence ATGCAGCGGATTCTGGTGATCGAAGACGATCCAAAGGTCCAGAAATCAATGAGTCGGCTATTTGAGCCCGAGGGATTCGCCGTTGAGATCGCCGGCGACGGGCTTAGCGGTGTACAGGCTTTTTCAGCTCGGCCTGCGAACGTCGTGCTTCTCGATTTGCGGATGCCGGGAATGGGCGGAAGAGACGTGTGTCGCGAGATTAAGCGGCTGTCGACATCCGTTCCGATCATCGTCGTGAGCGCGACCTCCGACGAAACGGATAAAGTGCTCCTGCTGGAACTCGGGGCTGACGACTACGTCACCAAGCCGTTTTCGCCCCGCGAGTTGCTGGCGCGAGTACGGGCCGCGTTGCGTCGCTCGGGAAGGGCGCCACTCGAGGAACGTTTCGTCTTTGGTCAGGTGGACGTCGATTTCACGCGCATGCAACTCTCCCGTTCTGGTGAGCCGATTCCGTTAACGGCGCAGGAATTTAAGGTGCTCAGGTTCATGGTTGAGAATCGTGAGCGCGTAATTTCGCGCGACGAGCTGCTCAACGAGGTTTGGGGATACAGCGATTATCCCAGCACACGAACGGTGGACAACCACATCATGAAACTCCGGCAAAAGCTGGAGGCGGAACCGGCCAATCCGGCGCACTTTCTCACTGTGCACGGAGTTGGATATCGCTTTGTTCCCTAG
- a CDS encoding two-component sensor histidine kinase, with the protein MTLRAKFLLALLLISGGLTTASLVVVRRVVTSHIRAQIVQDLQNSVATFQNVQRQRESTLAHSGDLIADLPIVRALMTTQHAVTIQDVSTGIWRTSGSDLLVLADANGKVIAIQANSIDIPLAETQQQLSQSMSSSSPTLWWSCGRHLFEVAVRPIYLGPKELNRVVGFLALGSEIDEKVTRELSEVAASEVVFRADDRFMQTTLTAIQETELERNRSAAFAAVKAQQIQLNNERFLAREVQLSTVPVAVRLTVLKSLDQSSWFISHLDRVLVLLGGIALLLGAGLVWIISRTITQPLRSLVAGVRALGKSDFEFPVTPYGGDEVAQLTSAFARMRADLQQSQRQLIDSERLATIGRMASSISHDLRHHLSAIIANAEFLSDDRRRSSEREELYLEIQTAVHQMNELIDSLLEFSRTRESLRLNPSHPEQAVRSAINTIRMRSEFRDISIEMGANGTSEGAYDIRKLERVFHNLLLNACEAVSPSTGKISVDLLENRNNIEIRVTDNGRGIPDYLQHRIFEPFFTQGKANGTGLGLTVAQKIVEDHSGDLLLESSSAKGTTFLVMLPLGPRKPSVSFGTSNTAAVTP; encoded by the coding sequence GTGACCCTGCGTGCAAAATTCCTGCTTGCCTTGCTGCTGATCTCCGGTGGCCTCACCACCGCGAGCCTGGTGGTCGTCAGGCGTGTGGTCACGAGCCACATACGCGCGCAGATTGTTCAAGACCTGCAGAACTCCGTTGCGACCTTCCAAAACGTACAGCGCCAGCGAGAGAGCACGCTCGCACACTCCGGTGATTTGATAGCCGACCTGCCAATTGTGCGGGCGCTTATGACCACGCAGCACGCAGTCACGATCCAGGACGTTTCCACGGGAATTTGGCGGACTTCGGGCAGTGATTTGCTCGTGCTCGCCGATGCAAATGGAAAAGTAATTGCGATTCAGGCGAATTCGATCGACATTCCGCTCGCCGAAACTCAACAGCAACTGTCGCAATCCATGTCTTCATCGAGCCCCACGCTTTGGTGGAGCTGTGGAAGACATTTGTTTGAGGTTGCCGTCCGCCCAATTTACCTGGGGCCGAAAGAGTTAAACCGAGTAGTTGGTTTTCTGGCGTTAGGCTCCGAGATCGATGAGAAGGTTACCCGCGAATTAAGCGAGGTTGCCGCCAGCGAAGTCGTCTTTCGGGCAGACGATCGGTTTATGCAAACCACTCTGACTGCCATTCAGGAGACAGAGTTGGAGAGAAACCGCTCCGCGGCTTTTGCGGCGGTAAAAGCGCAGCAGATTCAGCTGAACAACGAACGCTTCCTGGCGAGGGAGGTTCAACTTTCCACCGTCCCGGTTGCAGTGCGGCTGACCGTCCTTAAATCGCTCGACCAGTCGAGCTGGTTCATAAGCCACCTCGATCGGGTTCTCGTCCTTCTTGGGGGTATCGCGCTCCTGCTTGGCGCCGGGCTGGTGTGGATCATCTCGCGAACGATTACGCAGCCGCTGAGATCGCTCGTCGCAGGTGTGCGTGCCCTGGGAAAGTCGGACTTCGAGTTTCCGGTGACGCCCTACGGTGGAGACGAGGTTGCACAACTGACGTCAGCGTTCGCAAGAATGCGGGCCGATCTGCAGCAGAGTCAGCGCCAGCTGATTGATAGTGAACGCCTCGCGACCATCGGTCGCATGGCCAGCTCCATATCGCACGACCTGAGACACCACTTATCTGCGATCATTGCGAACGCGGAATTCTTGAGCGATGATCGCCGCAGAAGTTCAGAACGGGAAGAGCTGTACCTGGAGATTCAAACCGCCGTTCATCAGATGAACGAACTGATCGATTCACTGCTGGAGTTTTCCCGGACGCGAGAGTCGCTTCGTCTCAACCCTTCACATCCCGAACAGGCGGTCCGTTCCGCGATCAATACCATCCGTATGCGATCGGAATTCCGTGATATCAGTATCGAAATGGGAGCGAACGGAACTTCAGAAGGAGCCTATGACATCAGGAAGCTGGAAAGGGTATTTCATAACCTGCTGCTGAATGCGTGCGAGGCGGTGTCGCCCAGCACCGGGAAAATCAGCGTCGACCTGCTGGAAAACAGGAACAACATCGAAATCCGCGTTACAGATAACGGACGCGGCATCCCGGACTATCTGCAGCACAGGATCTTTGAGCCGTTCTTCACTCAGGGAAAAGCCAATGGAACCGGATTAGGTTTAACCGTGGCGCAGAAGATCGTTGAGGACCACAGCGGAGACTTGCTTCTTGAAAGCAGCTCCGCAAAAGGAACTACCTTCCTTGTCATGCTGCCACTTGGTCCCAGGAAACCGAGTGTGAGCTTTGGGACCAGCAACACCGCCGCCGTGACCCCGTAG
- the dnaG gene encoding DNA primase, with protein MATASTFSQDLKQQADIVRIIGDYIPLKKAGAQNFTGLCPFHKEKSPSFSVHATRQFFHCFGCGVSGDIYTFVQKIENITFPEAVRRVAEKMDIPVPRQTYSGPGEALEAKQRGVLLDMHEKTCAFFEEQLRRPEGARAREYLADRGLSEETLRRFRIGYAPDSGFLLRDRLRGMADEEFLKLSGLMSWKLDETQSHNQTQTTASSPASPSPLYSKFRNRVMFPICNEQGKVIAFTGRTLDTNEKSGPKYLNSPETPVYSKGRVLFNLDKAKDAIRHLGYAILVEGNVDCISVFTAGFQNVIASSGTAFSEAQVRLLSRFTKQVVVNFDPDTAGAAATERSLSMLIEEEFDIKVLTLEPGFDPDLFIRRKGAKSYAEALMHSPKYFPYLIGRAINTFPVRTPEGKAKAVNYLLPYIRRVPQAIVRDELANDVAQRLGIDSALLRQELRHAATNRGVAIKPPGDPQISEAEKIIVRLLAPGAPELYELRHAAVDVLAAQELIEGLPAQTLLESLLSPLEGSTGSESDQRLLAQILMRESDEMTQELVESAIEALRRRKMERRKRELNTNIAEAERKNDAGALTALLQEKLAIEKALRE; from the coding sequence GTGGCCACAGCAAGCACATTCTCCCAGGATCTGAAGCAGCAGGCGGACATCGTTCGCATCATTGGGGACTACATTCCCCTGAAGAAAGCCGGCGCGCAGAACTTCACCGGCCTCTGTCCGTTCCACAAAGAGAAGTCTCCTTCGTTCTCCGTGCATGCCACCCGGCAGTTCTTTCACTGCTTCGGCTGTGGTGTGAGTGGCGACATCTACACCTTCGTTCAGAAGATCGAGAACATTACATTTCCGGAAGCGGTGCGGCGCGTAGCCGAGAAGATGGACATCCCGGTGCCCCGCCAGACGTATTCAGGACCGGGTGAGGCGCTCGAGGCCAAACAACGCGGCGTGCTGCTCGATATGCATGAGAAGACCTGTGCGTTTTTTGAAGAGCAGTTGCGCCGTCCGGAAGGTGCCCGCGCTCGTGAGTACCTGGCAGATCGCGGCCTGAGCGAAGAGACGCTTCGCCGTTTTCGTATTGGCTATGCTCCCGATTCGGGATTCCTGTTGCGCGATCGCCTTCGTGGTATGGCTGATGAAGAGTTTTTGAAGCTCTCGGGACTCATGTCGTGGAAGCTGGATGAGACGCAAAGCCACAACCAGACACAGACCACAGCGTCTTCGCCTGCAAGCCCCAGTCCGCTGTACTCCAAGTTTCGTAACCGGGTGATGTTCCCGATTTGCAACGAGCAGGGGAAAGTTATTGCCTTTACCGGCCGCACACTCGACACGAATGAAAAGTCCGGCCCCAAGTATCTGAATTCACCCGAGACACCGGTCTACTCCAAGGGGCGCGTGCTCTTTAACCTGGACAAAGCTAAAGACGCGATTCGTCACCTTGGATACGCGATTCTGGTTGAAGGCAACGTAGATTGCATTTCGGTCTTCACGGCCGGATTCCAGAATGTAATTGCCAGTTCGGGAACAGCATTTTCAGAAGCGCAGGTCCGGCTCCTGAGCCGATTCACAAAACAGGTGGTCGTCAACTTCGATCCCGACACGGCCGGTGCCGCGGCCACCGAGCGGTCGTTATCCATGTTGATTGAAGAAGAGTTCGACATTAAGGTGCTCACGCTCGAACCCGGCTTCGATCCTGATTTGTTTATCCGCCGCAAAGGGGCAAAGTCTTATGCCGAAGCGCTGATGCACTCGCCAAAGTACTTCCCGTATCTCATCGGGCGCGCGATCAACACCTTCCCTGTGAGGACTCCTGAGGGCAAGGCAAAAGCAGTGAACTATCTGCTTCCATATATCAGGCGTGTGCCGCAGGCGATCGTCCGCGATGAACTTGCGAACGATGTTGCGCAGCGACTGGGAATCGATTCCGCTCTGCTACGCCAGGAGCTTCGCCATGCAGCGACAAATCGCGGCGTGGCTATCAAGCCCCCTGGCGATCCGCAGATCAGCGAGGCGGAGAAGATTATTGTGCGTTTACTAGCGCCGGGAGCGCCGGAATTGTATGAGTTGCGGCACGCAGCCGTTGATGTGCTAGCGGCCCAAGAGCTCATCGAAGGCCTCCCAGCGCAGACTCTGCTGGAATCGCTACTCTCTCCGTTGGAAGGTTCTACTGGCTCCGAATCCGATCAGCGGCTGCTCGCGCAAATACTCATGCGGGAATCAGACGAGATGACCCAAGAGCTTGTTGAGTCCGCGATCGAGGCGCTGCGCCGGAGGAAGATGGAGCGTCGCAAGCGCGAGTTGAACACGAATATCGCGGAAGCGGAGCGAAAGAATGATGCCGGCGCTCTTACTGCGCTGCTGCAGGAGAAGCTTGCCATTGAGAAGGCGCTGCGCGAGTAA
- a CDS encoding amidase has product MLDRRRFLAVCSQLGLTSTLFPGVLWGMAEPQGKVTKEMIGSAAQIADVPIPDDLRDAMLESLDQNRKNYEDIYKLHIANSVAPAYVFDPVLPGMKFETMKRPLRISAAPALNVSGAPKNIEDVAFYSVRQLAELVRTRKVSSAALTDMYLERLKKYDPMLKFVITRTEDRAHAKAQEADREIAAGKYRGPLHGIPWGAKDLLAVKGYRTTWGAGGFEQQNIDEDAAVVKRLDAAGAVLLAKLTLGALAQGDKWFGGMTRNPWNPHQGSSGSSAGSASATAAGCVAFAIGSETLGSISSPSTRCGTTGLRPTFGLVPRTGAMALSWTMDKLGPICRSVEDTALVLHAIYGPDGSDRTVHDVAFNWDVNLDWRKLRVGYFKDEFEFKPPAEPPAETGPVTPEEEKKREERARTRERSQAMRKYDQQFTEAAIAKLQGMGVKLIPVELPKIPYGAMRSLLLAEAAAAFDDLTRAGRDKLLTEQSPNDWPNSFRVARLTPAVEYIQANRARMQAMEMWRKLFEQLDVIVAPTFSQQLVATNLTGHPAVIIPNGFRGPDAPKPPRKDNGIDDGDGGPGTPVSLTFLGPLYGEAKLLAFAKAYQDATGFHLKHPDLDAAMAELKL; this is encoded by the coding sequence ATGCTCGATCGCAGACGTTTTCTCGCAGTCTGTTCGCAATTGGGACTCACTTCAACTTTGTTTCCGGGTGTGCTTTGGGGCATGGCCGAACCGCAGGGCAAAGTCACCAAAGAGATGATCGGCAGCGCCGCCCAGATCGCCGACGTCCCTATTCCCGACGATCTCCGCGATGCGATGCTGGAGAGCCTGGATCAAAACAGGAAGAACTACGAAGACATTTACAAGCTGCACATCGCGAACTCGGTAGCGCCGGCGTATGTATTCGATCCCGTGCTCCCCGGCATGAAGTTCGAGACGATGAAACGCCCCCTGCGCATCTCTGCCGCTCCGGCGCTGAACGTCAGCGGCGCTCCGAAGAATATTGAGGATGTTGCCTTCTACAGTGTCCGCCAGCTTGCGGAATTAGTCAGAACACGAAAAGTCTCTTCTGCGGCGCTCACGGATATGTATCTCGAACGCCTGAAGAAATACGATCCGATGCTGAAATTCGTAATTACGCGCACGGAAGATCGTGCTCATGCGAAGGCGCAGGAAGCGGATCGGGAGATCGCAGCCGGCAAATACCGTGGTCCGCTGCACGGAATTCCATGGGGCGCAAAGGACCTGCTGGCGGTGAAGGGTTATCGCACGACATGGGGCGCAGGCGGATTTGAGCAGCAGAACATTGATGAAGACGCCGCCGTCGTGAAGCGTCTGGACGCCGCCGGCGCGGTGCTCCTCGCGAAACTCACGCTCGGCGCTCTGGCGCAGGGCGACAAATGGTTCGGCGGCATGACGCGTAATCCATGGAATCCACATCAGGGTTCCAGTGGATCTTCCGCCGGATCAGCTTCCGCCACTGCCGCAGGTTGCGTCGCATTCGCTATCGGATCAGAGACACTCGGCTCGATTTCCTCTCCGTCCACGCGATGCGGCACTACGGGACTGCGTCCAACCTTCGGCCTCGTGCCGCGCACAGGAGCCATGGCGCTCTCTTGGACGATGGATAAGCTCGGTCCTATCTGTCGAAGCGTCGAAGACACTGCGCTGGTACTGCACGCAATCTATGGTCCTGATGGAAGCGACCGTACCGTTCACGACGTCGCGTTCAATTGGGACGTAAATCTCGACTGGCGCAAGCTGCGCGTCGGCTACTTCAAGGACGAGTTCGAATTCAAACCTCCAGCGGAACCTCCTGCCGAGACAGGTCCCGTTACTCCGGAAGAAGAGAAGAAGCGCGAGGAGCGAGCGCGCACGCGCGAACGTAGCCAAGCTATGCGTAAGTACGATCAGCAGTTCACTGAGGCGGCGATCGCGAAATTGCAGGGCATGGGTGTGAAACTGATTCCGGTCGAACTGCCGAAGATTCCTTACGGCGCGATGCGCTCGCTGCTCCTCGCCGAAGCTGCGGCAGCATTCGATGACCTGACGCGCGCAGGACGCGACAAACTGCTCACTGAACAATCCCCAAATGACTGGCCTAACTCATTTCGTGTTGCGCGCCTCACGCCGGCGGTCGAGTATATCCAGGCAAATCGTGCACGCATGCAGGCCATGGAGATGTGGAGGAAGCTGTTCGAACAACTCGACGTAATTGTCGCACCGACTTTCAGCCAACAACTCGTGGCGACGAATCTCACGGGACATCCTGCCGTCATTATCCCCAATGGATTTCGCGGCCCGGATGCACCGAAACCGCCTCGGAAGGACAACGGCATCGACGATGGCGACGGAGGACCTGGCACGCCAGTGAGTCTCACCTTTCTGGGGCCGCTGTATGGGGAAGCGAAATTGCTGGCGTTTGCAAAGGCCTATCAGGACGCGACGGGTTTTCACTTGAAGCATCCCGACCTGGACGCAGCCATGGCTGAGCTCAAGCTCTAG
- a CDS encoding peptide ABC transporter ATP-binding protein translates to MSTLLLEIVHLDVTFGSIAAVRDLSFSIATGESLGLVGESGSGKSVTSLAIMRLLPPQARIGGTIRFAGEDLLPAIPERMRQLRGRAISMIFQEPMTALNPLMRVGDQVAEAILAHDNVSGKEAWTRAVAALDEVAIPNAASRARDYPHQLSGGQRQRVMIAMAIANRPQLLIADEPTTALDVTVQAQILELLARLREKFGLSMLFISHDLGVVSQVVDRIAVMYRGQVVESGSARQIFTAAAHEYTRGLLKAIPTLHSSRSQALAMVEARQYSDLPLKEVEQGHWARV, encoded by the coding sequence ATGTCTACGCTGCTCCTCGAGATTGTGCATCTCGACGTCACCTTTGGCTCAATCGCGGCCGTGCGCGACCTGAGCTTTTCGATCGCGACCGGCGAGTCCCTCGGATTAGTAGGCGAGTCCGGCAGCGGAAAATCGGTTACATCCCTCGCCATCATGCGACTGCTGCCTCCTCAGGCTCGGATTGGCGGGACAATCCGTTTCGCTGGAGAAGACCTGCTCCCAGCAATACCGGAGCGGATGCGCCAGCTCCGTGGACGGGCAATCAGCATGATCTTCCAAGAGCCGATGACAGCCCTGAATCCGCTGATGCGCGTAGGCGATCAAGTAGCCGAAGCCATTCTCGCGCATGACAACGTCAGCGGTAAGGAAGCCTGGACGCGCGCCGTGGCAGCGCTCGACGAAGTTGCGATTCCGAATGCCGCAAGCAGAGCGCGTGATTATCCGCATCAACTCTCCGGCGGGCAGCGGCAGCGTGTAATGATCGCTATGGCCATCGCGAATCGCCCGCAATTGCTGATCGCCGACGAGCCGACTACGGCTCTCGACGTGACCGTGCAGGCGCAGATCCTCGAGCTACTGGCGCGGCTTCGCGAAAAATTTGGACTCTCGATGCTCTTCATCTCCCACGATCTGGGAGTGGTTTCTCAGGTTGTGGATCGAATTGCCGTAATGTATCGCGGGCAGGTCGTCGAGAGCGGTAGCGCCAGACAAATCTTCACAGCCGCCGCGCACGAGTACACACGGGGATTGCTCAAGGCCATCCCCACGCTTCACAGCAGTCGTTCGCAGGCTCTGGCCATGGTCGAAGCACGTCAATACTCAGATTTGCCGCTGAAGGAAGTCGAGCAAGGGCATTGGGCAAGAGTTTAG
- a CDS encoding methylmalonyl-CoA carboxyltransferase, with product MNLEQKLDDLKRREAAAEAGGGKERRERQHKEGKLSARERINFLLDEGTFEETDRFVTHRATDFGMDQQKVLGDGFVTGYGRIEGRLVFVFAQDFTVFGGSLSEANAGKIVKIMEMAMRVGAPMIGLNDSGGARIQEGVMSLAGYADIFLRNTLASGVIPQISAIMGPCAGGAVYSPAITDFIFMIDKTSYMFVTGPDVIKTVTHEEVTKDQLGGGATHNETSGVAHFLAHDDAECLSMIRELMTFIPSNNIDDAPRRATTDPGDRGDAELDTIVPPQSNLPYDIKDVIARVVDDGYFFEVQELFAKNLVVGFARLNGRSVGIVANQPAFLAGVLDINASDKGARFVRFCDAFNIPLVTFEDVPGFLPGTQQEYGGIIRHGAKLLYAFAEATVPKMTVITRKAYGGAYCVMSSKHIRTDVNYAWPTAEIAVMGPEGAVNIVYKRELERAAQMGKTEAERVEILERERNKKIEEFRERFANPYVAAERGYIDAVIRPRETRKRLIDALEMLDTKREKNPPKKHGNIPL from the coding sequence ATGAACCTCGAACAAAAGCTCGATGACCTGAAGCGGCGCGAAGCAGCCGCCGAAGCAGGTGGAGGGAAGGAGAGGCGCGAGCGCCAGCACAAAGAAGGCAAGCTGTCGGCGCGCGAGCGCATCAATTTTCTGCTGGATGAAGGCACGTTTGAGGAGACCGATCGTTTCGTAACGCATCGCGCCACCGACTTCGGTATGGACCAGCAGAAGGTGCTCGGCGACGGCTTTGTTACTGGCTACGGACGCATCGAAGGCCGCCTCGTCTTCGTCTTCGCGCAGGACTTCACCGTGTTCGGAGGTTCGCTCTCGGAAGCCAACGCGGGCAAAATCGTGAAGATCATGGAGATGGCAATGCGCGTTGGGGCTCCCATGATTGGACTCAACGATTCCGGTGGCGCGCGCATTCAGGAAGGAGTGATGTCGCTGGCAGGCTATGCCGACATATTTCTGCGCAACACGCTCGCCAGCGGAGTGATTCCACAAATTTCCGCGATTATGGGCCCCTGCGCCGGTGGCGCGGTTTACTCACCGGCCATTACAGATTTCATCTTCATGATCGATAAGACCTCCTATATGTTTGTCACCGGTCCCGATGTGATCAAGACGGTCACGCATGAAGAAGTCACGAAAGACCAGCTCGGCGGCGGCGCCACGCATAACGAGACCTCGGGAGTCGCGCATTTTCTCGCGCACGATGACGCCGAATGCCTCTCGATGATTCGCGAGCTGATGACATTCATCCCGTCGAACAATATTGACGATGCACCGCGCCGCGCGACCACCGACCCTGGCGATCGCGGCGACGCGGAGCTCGACACCATCGTTCCCCCGCAATCGAATCTGCCCTATGACATCAAAGACGTAATCGCCCGCGTGGTTGATGATGGCTACTTCTTCGAAGTGCAGGAGCTGTTTGCGAAAAATCTGGTTGTCGGATTCGCGCGCCTGAATGGCAGATCGGTGGGAATCGTTGCGAACCAGCCTGCATTTCTAGCCGGCGTGCTGGACATCAACGCATCCGACAAGGGAGCGCGCTTTGTGCGCTTTTGCGATGCCTTCAACATTCCGCTTGTCACTTTCGAAGACGTTCCCGGGTTCCTCCCCGGTACGCAACAGGAGTACGGCGGCATTATCCGGCATGGAGCAAAGCTCCTCTACGCGTTCGCCGAAGCCACCGTTCCCAAAATGACAGTCATTACGCGCAAGGCCTACGGCGGAGCGTACTGCGTTATGTCGTCAAAGCACATCCGCACCGACGTCAACTACGCCTGGCCAACCGCCGAGATCGCAGTCATGGGTCCCGAAGGCGCGGTGAATATTGTGTACAAGCGTGAGCTGGAACGCGCGGCCCAAATGGGGAAGACGGAAGCCGAACGCGTCGAGATTCTCGAACGCGAGCGCAATAAAAAGATCGAAGAGTTCCGCGAGCGCTTCGCCAATCCCTACGTCGCGGCCGAACGCGGATATATCGATGCCGTAATCCGTCCACGCGAAACCCGCAAAAGGCTCATCGATGCCCTGGAGATGCTCGACACCAAGCGCGAGAAAAACCCGCCGAAGAAGCACGGGAATATTCCATTATGA
- a CDS encoding VapC toxin family PIN domain ribonuclease: MIVLDASAALDWLLRTPEGLKIEKRIFARPQNVHAPHLLDLEVAQVLRKLAGNGTISPLRAESALQDLVDARVMRHPHRPFLPRVWQLRHNLTSYDAVYVALAELLNAPLLTRDRKLGTASGHSARIELV; encoded by the coding sequence GTGATCGTTCTAGACGCCTCTGCGGCGCTCGATTGGCTTCTACGCACACCTGAGGGCCTGAAAATCGAGAAGCGCATCTTTGCTCGACCTCAGAACGTGCACGCTCCACACTTGCTAGATCTTGAAGTTGCTCAAGTGCTGCGCAAATTGGCTGGCAACGGGACAATTTCCCCGTTGCGGGCTGAATCAGCTTTGCAAGACCTAGTGGATGCCCGTGTGATGCGGCATCCGCACAGGCCCTTCTTGCCGCGCGTTTGGCAGCTTCGCCACAATCTGACGTCCTACGATGCCGTGTATGTCGCATTGGCGGAACTCCTAAATGCTCCGCTTCTCACGCGCGACCGCAAGCTCGGCACAGCTTCCGGCCACAGTGCCAGGATCGAGCTTGTTTGA